The Arctopsyche grandis isolate Sample6627 chromosome 5, ASM5162203v2, whole genome shotgun sequence genome includes a window with the following:
- the LOC143911623 gene encoding uncharacterized protein LOC143911623, which produces MEGSVPVSRPIGLLRTGSDGIDSSILTLTPGRTRNIAQDMEALRLSRQDNPFLQQVMASRESLIDNTLDECESDDAVLMSQEFCNASIDLLAEDPVTLKEIHDHMIRSPPPISFWPQDNLSPRASSAFDFTGNSTHSISYSALSINNSDHSKDFMGASILRKSPLRVTAKLHNTSEDLRNDFKVNSRNNSNPLRTRSSSRPISPKNKDFNSSRPLSLPGESHLKNALGKSRQSSQHDRFSILHHPVPLRMSTSSKGSFSDDSVQLVQDCDK; this is translated from the exons ATGGAAGGCTCTGTACCAG TTTCTCGACCGATAGGACTTTTAAGAACAGGAAGTGATGGTATTGATTCGTCAATTTTAACATTGACCCCTGGTCGAACCCGGAATATAGCACAAGATATGGAAGCTTTGAGGCTTTCCAGACAAGACAATCCATTTCTACAA caGGTAATGGCTAGCCGTGAAAGTCTCATAGATAATACTTTGGATGAGTGTGAATCGGATGACGCTGTACTAATGTCGCAA GAATTTTGTAATGCTTCTATTGACTTATTGGCTGAAGATCCGGTGACGCTGAAAGAAATACACGACCATATGATCAGATCTCCTCCGCCGATTTCATTCTGGCCTCAAG ATAATCTATCGCCAAGGGCTTCTAGTGCCTTTGATTTTACCGGAAACTCGACACACTCTATATCTTACAGTGCCCTATCCATTAACAACTCTGACCACAGCAAG GATTTTATGGGTGCTTCAATATTACGAAAATCTCCATTGAGAGTTACGGCAAAGTTACATAATACGAGCGAAGATTTGCGAA ATGATTTTAAAGTAAATTCACGAAATAATAGCAACCCATTGAGAACAAGATCGTCCTCAAGGCCTATATCTCCGAAAAATAAGGATTTTAATTCCTCACGTCCTCTTTCGTTGCCTG gtGAATCACATCTAAAAAACGCGCTCGGAAAGTCTAGGCAGTCATCCCAGCATGATAGGTTTTCAATTCTGCATCACCCGGTGCCCCTTAGGATGTCGACATCTTCGAAAGGCTCGTTTTCCGATGACAGTGTGCAGCTTGTGCAAGACTGCGACAAATAA